In the genome of Globicephala melas chromosome 3, mGloMel1.2, whole genome shotgun sequence, one region contains:
- the ONECUT3 gene encoding one cut domain family member 3: MELSLESLGGLHGVAHAQAGELLSPSHARSAAAPHRGLVAPGRPGLVAGMASLLDGGGGSAAGGAGGAGGSSGAGGGADFRGELAGPLHPAMGMACEAPGLGGTYTTLTPLQHLPPLAAVADKFHQHAAAAAVAGAHGGHPHSHPHPAAAPPPPPPPQRLAASVSGSFTLMRDERAALASVGHLYGPYGKELPAMGSPLSPLPNALPPALHGAPQPPPPPPPPPLAAYGAPGHLAGDKLLPPAAFEPHAALLGRAEDALARGLPGGGGGGSSSGAGSTGGLLAPLGGLAAAGAHGPHSGGSGPAAGGGGPGAGAAAEEINTKEVAQRITAELKRYSIPQAIFAQRILCRSQGTLSDLLRNPKPWSKLKSGRETFRRMWKWLQEPEFQRMSALRLAACKRKEQEQQKERALQPKKQRLVFTDLQRRTLIAIFKENKRPSKEMQVTISQQLGLELNTVSNFFMNARRRCMNRWAEEPGAAPGGPVGAAATFSKA, from the exons ATGGAGCTGAGCCTGGAGAGCCTGGGGGGCCTGCACGGCGTGGCCCATGCGCAGGCGGGAGAGCTGCTGAGCCCGAGCCACGCGCGCTCGGCGGCGGCGCCGCACCGCGGCCTGGTGGCGCCCGGGCGCCCCGGCCTAGTGGCCGGCATGGCGAGCCTGCTggacggcggcggcggcagcgccGCCGGGGGCGCCGGGGGCGCGGGCGGCTCGAgcggcgcgggcggcggcgcCGACTTCCGCGGGGAGCTGGCGGGCCCGCTGCACCCGGCCATGGGCATGGCCTGCGAGGCCCCCGGCCTGGGCGGCACCTACACGACGCTCACGCCCCTGCAGCACCTGCCCCCGCTCGCGGCCGTGGCTGACAAGTTCCACCAGCACGCGGCGGCCGCGGCCGTAGCCGGGGCGCACGGCGGCCACCCCCACTCGCACCCGCACCCGGCGGccgcgccgcccccgccgcccccgccgcagCGCCTGGCGGCCAGCGTGAGCGGCAGCTTCACCCTCATGCGCGACGAGCGCGCGGCGCTCGCCTCCGTGGGCCACCTCTATGGGCCCTACGGCAAGGAGCTGCCCGCCATGGGGTCGCCGCTCTCGCCGCTGCCCAACGCACTGCCGCCCGCGCTGCACGGCGCCCCTcagcccccgccgccgccgccgccgccgccgctggcAGCCTATGGCGCGCCGGGCCACCTGGCGGGGGACAAGCTGCTGCCGCCCGCCGCCTTCGAGCCTCACGCCGCGCTGCTGGGTCGCGCGGAGGACGCGCTGGCCCGCGGGCTGcccggaggcggcggcggcggcagcagttCGGGCGCCGGGAGCACCGGGGGGCTGCTGGCGCCGCTGGGCGGGCTGGCGGCGGCCGGAGCGCACGGGCCTCACTCCGGCGGCAGCGGCCCGGCCGCGGGAGGCGGCGGCCCCGGGGCGGGCGCGGCGGCCGAGGAGATCAACACCAAGGAGGTGGCGCAGCGCATCACGGCGGAGCTGAAGCGCTACAGCATCCCGCAGGCCATCTTCGCGCAGCGCATCCTGTGCCGCTCGCAGGGCACGCTCTCCGACCTGCTGCGCAACCCCAAGCCCTGGAGCAAGCTCAAGTCGGGCCGCGAGACCTTCCGCAGGATGTGGAAGTGGCTGCAGGAGCCCGAGTTCCAGCGCATGTCGGCGCTGCGCCTCGCAG CCTGCAAGCGGAAGGAGCAGGAGCAGCAGAAGGAGCGCGCGCTGCAGCCCAAGAAGCAGCGCCTGGTGTTCACCGACCTGCAGCGGCGCACGCTGATCGCCATCTTTAAGGAGAACAAGCGGCCGTCGAAGGAGATGCAGGTCACCATCTCGCAGCAGCTCGGCCTGGAGCTCAACACCGTCAGCAATTTCTTCATGAACGCGCGGCGCCGCTGCATGAACCGCTGGGCCGAGGAGCCAGGCGCGGCCCCCGGGGGCCCCGTCGGCGCCGCGGCCACCTTCTCCAAGGCCTGa